CATGGTGAAAGGCTAATAGACAAGCCCCATAAGCATGATTTTTTTATTATTAATTTATTTGATAAAGCTTCTGGTGTGCATACGATTGATTCGATAGACTATCCCATTAAAGGCCATCAGGTACATGTACTATTCCCAGGTCAGATGCACAAATGGCATATCCATGCAGGTACTATCGGCTACCAGTTAATGATCGAACGGTCTTTTTTCGAGCATTTTGCTCCCTTCTTTCGCTTTTCCTTTACTAATTATCAGAATCATCCTGTAATCGACCTGACCAAGGAGGCCTTCATTCAGCTACATTATGAATTTGAATCTGTCAAAAAGGAATTGGAAAGAGAGCATTCACTGATTCCCTTGATTACGGCTCGTGCTGGTGTTATCGCTGCTATTGTCAGCAGAGAAGCAGAGCATGTCTTCACCGAATTTAAAGTCTATCAATCCGTCCCTCGGCTTGCCAAATTTAACATGCTTATAGATGAATTTTTCAGAACACAAAAATTGGTCGCCTTCTATGCGGACAAGCTGCATATTTCTCCAAACTATCTCAATATTCTGTGTAAAAAGCACTTGAAAATCTCCGCCACCCAACTTATCCACCAACGGATTTGTGTTGAAGCAAAGCGCCTTCTCCAAAGTACGGAATCCTCCATTAAGGAAATTACATTTGAATTGGGCTTTGCTGATCAAGCCTATTTTTCCAATTTCTTCAAACAGCAGACTGGTGTAAGTCCAAGTGATTTTAGAGAAAAAAGATAAATCGCACAAGAAATGGCAGAAATTGCCCAGTAATACTAAAGCTCCCTGTATATACCTTTGTAAAAGGCTGATCGACTTTATTGATCGTCAATTAGATTGTAACGTAAATAGGAAATAAAATGAAACCAATAGCGCTTTCACGTAAGGAATTTATACGAAACTCTGCCCTAGCACTTGCTGGAGCAACATTAATCCCAGGAATGTTATTAGCAGAAGATGGCGGCCAACTCCCTCATCAGCATATTTTGGACGGACATCAAGGCAAAAAAAGTTATATCCTAAAGAATGTTCTGTTGGAAACAGGTTTTGAGTATGATGGAAACGGCAATGTCATCGCAACAAAAACCGGTCTTTTCTCCATACAGATCGAAGCAGGAAAAATCAAAAAAATAGGTCCCAACAGTACTGCTACAAATGCCATAGATGCAAAGGGCCGATTGATGCTTCCTTCTTTTAGAGACATGCACATTCATCTGGACAAGACATTCTACGGTGATAAATGGCAAGCTGTACGACGAGGTGCAGGTGGTGTAAAAGGAATGATTGCACTCGAACAACAAATCCTTCCTGAGCTACTGAAAAATTCAACCTATAAAGCGGAAAAACTAATTGAATTACTGCAATCCAAGGGCACAGCTTTCGCACGCAGCCATGTAAACATAGAGCCTACATCTAAGTTAGATTCCCTACATCACCTACAGATTGCACTAGAAAACAAAAAAAACAGTTTCGGAGCTGAACTCGTTGCCTTTCCCCAACACGGCGTATACTACACGGATTCTGTACCTTACCTGAAGGAGGCTGCAAAGACCAATATTGATTTTATCGGCGGAGTAGATCCATTTACCATCGATGGTGCCATTGAGAAAACAATGGATTTCACGGTTCAGCTGGCGCTGGATCACAACAAAGGGATTGATATCCATTTACATGAGTCTGGAGAATCTGGGCTAAAAACGGTCGAGTATCTGATCAACAAAGTAAATGAAAACCCCGCATTGAAAGGCAAGACCTACCTCAGCCATTGTTTTGTATTGGGAAGACTGGAAAAAGCCAAACAACAGGAAATAGCAGAAAAGCTTGGTGCAGCACAGATTGGTATTGTTTCGACCA
The window above is part of the Sphingobacterium sp. ML3W genome. Proteins encoded here:
- a CDS encoding amidohydrolase, producing the protein MKPIALSRKEFIRNSALALAGATLIPGMLLAEDGGQLPHQHILDGHQGKKSYILKNVLLETGFEYDGNGNVIATKTGLFSIQIEAGKIKKIGPNSTATNAIDAKGRLMLPSFRDMHIHLDKTFYGDKWQAVRRGAGGVKGMIALEQQILPELLKNSTYKAEKLIELLQSKGTAFARSHVNIEPTSKLDSLHHLQIALENKKNSFGAELVAFPQHGVYYTDSVPYLKEAAKTNIDFIGGVDPFTIDGAIEKTMDFTVQLALDHNKGIDIHLHESGESGLKTVEYLINKVNENPALKGKTYLSHCFVLGRLEKAKQQEIAEKLGAAQIGIVSTIPFAGLIMPIPTLMENNVTVMTGNDSIVDHWNTFGTGSVLQKANMAAQVYGQVTEHGLSRMLKLATAGPIPLDDKGKQQWPKPGDDANIVLIDASCSAEAISRISPVGSLIYQGNIVY
- a CDS encoding helix-turn-helix domain-containing protein; this encodes MDKRNANIWAPVIGLDGFRKEQTAGREELLFNELHGERLIDKPHKHDFFIINLFDKASGVHTIDSIDYPIKGHQVHVLFPGQMHKWHIHAGTIGYQLMIERSFFEHFAPFFRFSFTNYQNHPVIDLTKEAFIQLHYEFESVKKELEREHSLIPLITARAGVIAAIVSREAEHVFTEFKVYQSVPRLAKFNMLIDEFFRTQKLVAFYADKLHISPNYLNILCKKHLKISATQLIHQRICVEAKRLLQSTESSIKEITFELGFADQAYFSNFFKQQTGVSPSDFREKR